The Pseudomonas fluorescens genome segment AAGTCCGCCCGGAACCGTCCTTGATCGGCGGCCTGGCGCAGGTCTTCCTTGGTCGCGGCGATGACGCGGATATCCAGCGGGATCAACTGATTGCCGCCCAGCCGTTCGACCACTCGTTCCTGCAGCATGCGCAGCAGTTTGACCTGCACGTCCATGCTCATGCTCTCGATTTCATCGAGAAACAACGTGCCGCCATTGGCGAATTCGAATTTACCGATCCGGCGTTTTTGCGCACCGGTGAATGCACCGGGCTCGTGGCCGAACAGTTCGCTTTCCACGACCGACTCGGCCAGTGCCCCGGCGTTGATCGCCACGAACGGGCCGTTGCGCCGGCTCGACAGGTCGTGCAGTGCGCGGGCGACGACTTCTTTGCCGGCACCGGTTTCGCCGAGGATCAGGACATCAGCCTTGGTCGCGGCCAGTGCGCCGATCTGCTCGCGCAGACGCGCCATCGGGGCGGACTGGCCGACCAGTCGCGCGCTCAGCTCGTTGCGGTCGCTGAGGGCCATGCGCAGGCTGCGGTTGTCCAGCACCAGGCGCCGCAGGGCCAGTGCGCGGCGCACGCTGTCGAGCAGGGCGTCGCTGGCAAACGGCTTTTCGAGGAAGTCGTAGGCACCGGCGCGCATGGCCTGCACGGCCAGCGGCACGTCGCCGTGGCCGGTGATCAGCAGCACGGGCAGCTCAGGGTCCTGGGCGTGCAGTTCGCTCAATAATTCAAGACCGTCCATGCCGGGCATGCGGATGTCGCTGACCACCACGCCAGGCCAGTCACGCTCCAGTTGGGCGGCCAGGCCCTTGGCTTCGGACAGCGGAAGGATTTTCAGGCCGGCCAGATCCAGCGTCTGGCCCAGGGCCTGACGCAGGTGCGGATCGTCGTCGATCAGCACCACCTGAATGCGGTTGTCGATGGTCATGCACTTCGATCCTCGGACGGTTGCAGGCTGACCCCGGGCGCGCCGGCGCGCAGCCGCAGGGTGATCAAGGCGCCACCTTGCTTGTGGTTGGCGAACGACAGTTCACCGCCGAAGGCGCGCATCAGGGTTTCGCAAATGGCCAAACCCAGACCCAGGCCCTGCGTACGGGTCTTGGTGGTGTAAAACGGTTCGCTGGCGCGGCCCAGGGCTTCCATGCAAAACCCCGGGCCGTTGTCACGAATGTACAGATTGACGCCTTCACCGGTGGATTCGGCACTCAGCCACAATTTGCGCGGCGGGCCTTTCTCGGTCAGGGCATCGAGTGCGTTGGCCAGCAGGTTGCCGAGCACCTGGCGCAGACGGGTTTCCCCGGCCTCGACCCACAAGGTTGCGGCGGGCAGGTCGCGGATCAGCTCGA includes the following:
- a CDS encoding sigma-54-dependent transcriptional regulator, yielding MTIDNRIQVVLIDDDPHLRQALGQTLDLAGLKILPLSEAKGLAAQLERDWPGVVVSDIRMPGMDGLELLSELHAQDPELPVLLITGHGDVPLAVQAMRAGAYDFLEKPFASDALLDSVRRALALRRLVLDNRSLRMALSDRNELSARLVGQSAPMARLREQIGALAATKADVLILGETGAGKEVVARALHDLSSRRNGPFVAINAGALAESVVESELFGHEPGAFTGAQKRRIGKFEFANGGTLFLDEIESMSMDVQVKLLRMLQERVVERLGGNQLIPLDIRVIAATKEDLRQAADQGRFRADLYYRLNVAPLRIPPLRERGEDALVLFQHYADEASARHGLPPHELQPAQRALLLRHSWPGNVRELQNAAERFALGLELALDNTQTDGSSGTIEVTSGGLSEQVENFEKSLIAAELARSHSSVRSLAEALGIPRKTLHDKLRKHGLNFADSSSHGDESE